In a genomic window of Phycisphaerae bacterium:
- a CDS encoding tetratricopeptide repeat protein encodes MSKISAAFWYARARLHERGGRLEQALACLDRALERSPRDLRSLTDRMFLLADLGRLDESIACSDRIIALEPHHVEALGNKGHCLNQLGRFEEAVDCFSRALEHDGGDPWLWTNKGYALGQIGRDDEALSCLDKAGELDPDDLSIWSNKSYVLANLGRYEEAIHCCDRALAIDPLDGWSWTNRARTLCELDCFEEASRCCDKAVEINPQDTEALLAKGHALSEMGHLEEALAYVDRALLLKPQDAWIWGTKAKALNDMGYFEQALECCDKALQYDPHSAWPWAAKGRVQCDAGRFEEALSCCEKALRIDANHLDALQTRGYALSELGQYEDAVEALDRALEIEPGSAWTWGTLSWSLCELGRYEEAVEACDRALKLDPQDSYSLQNKGYALGALGQYDEALDVLDRALKLDPKSAYAYATRARTLGEMGSFHEALDAAERALRLDPRHAWAWATKGWICAELGQLDEAVQSLDEALRLDPRQLDAWANKGEILSSLCRYREALDCYDRILRADPQDVEIWRLKAETLESLGREKEAAVCFARADELDDHSDHQNHEDEL; translated from the coding sequence ATGAGCAAAATCAGTGCGGCATTCTGGTACGCCAGGGCCCGCCTGCACGAACGAGGCGGCCGGTTGGAGCAGGCCCTCGCCTGTCTCGACCGTGCTCTGGAGCGCAGTCCGCGCGATCTTCGCAGCCTGACCGACCGGATGTTCCTGCTGGCGGACCTCGGCCGGCTTGATGAGAGCATCGCCTGCTCCGATCGGATCATCGCCCTCGAACCCCATCACGTCGAGGCCCTGGGCAACAAGGGTCACTGCCTCAACCAACTCGGACGGTTCGAAGAGGCGGTTGATTGCTTCAGCCGCGCCCTCGAACACGACGGCGGCGACCCGTGGCTGTGGACCAACAAGGGCTACGCCCTCGGGCAGATCGGGCGTGACGACGAGGCCCTGAGCTGCCTCGACAAGGCCGGCGAACTCGACCCCGACGACCTGTCGATCTGGTCGAACAAGTCCTACGTGCTGGCCAATCTCGGCCGGTACGAAGAGGCCATCCACTGTTGCGATAGGGCCCTGGCCATCGATCCGCTGGACGGCTGGAGCTGGACCAACCGCGCCCGCACCCTGTGCGAACTCGACTGCTTCGAGGAAGCCTCACGCTGCTGCGACAAGGCCGTCGAGATCAACCCGCAGGATACCGAAGCCCTGCTCGCCAAGGGCCACGCCCTCTCCGAGATGGGCCATCTGGAAGAGGCGCTGGCGTACGTCGATCGGGCGCTCTTGCTCAAACCTCAGGACGCATGGATCTGGGGAACCAAGGCCAAAGCCCTCAACGACATGGGATACTTCGAGCAGGCCCTTGAATGCTGCGACAAGGCGCTGCAATACGATCCGCACAGCGCCTGGCCGTGGGCGGCCAAAGGCCGCGTCCAGTGCGACGCCGGGCGATTCGAAGAGGCCCTGAGCTGCTGCGAGAAGGCCCTGCGGATCGACGCGAATCATCTCGACGCCCTGCAGACCCGCGGCTACGCCCTCAGCGAACTGGGACAATACGAAGACGCCGTCGAAGCACTCGATCGCGCCCTGGAAATTGAGCCCGGCAGCGCCTGGACCTGGGGAACGCTCTCCTGGTCGCTCTGCGAGCTTGGCCGGTATGAGGAAGCCGTCGAGGCCTGCGACCGCGCGTTGAAGCTCGATCCGCAGGACAGCTACTCGCTCCAGAACAAAGGCTACGCCCTGGGCGCCCTCGGCCAATACGACGAAGCCCTCGACGTGCTCGATCGGGCGCTGAAGCTCGATCCCAAAAGCGCCTACGCCTACGCCACCCGCGCCCGCACGCTCGGCGAGATGGGCAGCTTCCACGAGGCCCTCGACGCCGCCGAACGGGCCCTCCGTCTGGACCCGCGCCACGCCTGGGCCTGGGCGACCAAAGGCTGGATCTGCGCCGAACTCGGGCAGCTCGACGAAGCCGTCCAGTCGCTCGATGAGGCCCTGCGGCTCGACCCGCGCCAGCTCGACGCCTGGGCCAACAAGGGCGAGATTCTCAGCTCCCTGTGCCGCTACCGCGAAGCCCTCGACTGCTACGACCGCATCCTCCGCGCCGACCCGCAGGACGTGGAAATCTGGCGGCTCAAAGCCGAGACCCTCGAATCCCTCGGCCGTGAGAAAGAAGCCGCCGTCTGCTTCGCCCGCGCCGACGAACTCGACGACCACTCCGATCACCAGAACCACGAAGACGAACTCTAG
- the nifU gene encoding Fe-S cluster assembly protein NifU: MWDYTEKVKDHFRNPRNVGAIEDPDGVGEVGSMACGDALRLMFKLDGQGRIADVKFQTFGCASAIASSSALTEIVKGMTVDEAAKVSNQDIAEYLGGLPEQKMHCSVMGREALEAAIANYRTGRKEGKRELEGRVVCVCFGVTEPEIERVVRENRLATVEEVTNYCKAGGGCGGCKNEIRKIIARVRGEAPAEEKPKTVKRSMTNLQRIKLIEETIEREIRPLLRQDGGDIELIDVDGDRVLVSLRGQCAQCRVAEFTLSDLVATRLREFVSDDLVVEEVKV, encoded by the coding sequence ATGTGGGACTATACGGAGAAAGTGAAGGATCATTTCCGCAATCCGCGGAACGTCGGGGCGATCGAGGACCCGGACGGGGTGGGCGAGGTCGGCTCGATGGCGTGCGGCGACGCGTTGCGGCTGATGTTCAAGCTGGACGGTCAGGGGCGGATCGCGGACGTCAAGTTCCAGACCTTCGGCTGCGCCAGCGCGATCGCGTCGTCGTCGGCTTTGACGGAGATTGTCAAGGGGATGACGGTGGACGAGGCGGCGAAGGTGAGCAATCAGGACATCGCTGAGTACCTGGGCGGGCTGCCGGAGCAGAAGATGCACTGTTCGGTGATGGGGCGCGAGGCCCTTGAGGCGGCGATCGCCAACTACCGGACGGGGCGCAAGGAGGGCAAGCGGGAGCTGGAGGGGCGGGTGGTCTGCGTGTGTTTCGGCGTGACGGAGCCGGAGATCGAGCGGGTGGTTCGCGAGAACCGGCTGGCCACGGTGGAGGAGGTGACGAACTACTGCAAGGCGGGCGGCGGCTGCGGCGGCTGCAAGAATGAAATCCGCAAGATCATCGCGCGGGTCCGGGGCGAGGCGCCTGCGGAGGAAAAGCCCAAAACGGTCAAGCGGAGCATGACCAACCTCCAGCGGATCAAGCTGATCGAGGAGACGATCGAGCGGGAGATCCGGCCGCTGTTGCGCCAGGACGGCGGCGATATCGAATTGATCGACGTGGACGGCGACCGGGTGCTGGTCTCGCTTCGCGGCCAGTGCGCCCAGTGCCGGGTGGCGGAGTTCACGCTCAGCGACCTGGTGGCCACGCGGCTTCGCGAGTTCGTTTCGGACGATCTGGTGGTCGAGGAGGTAAAGGTCTGA
- a CDS encoding LacI family transcriptional regulator — protein sequence MGGSMTKAERVYRELRQRVETMDRGMRFPSVRQVIRELGVSQVTVDRALDRLSEEGLIVRRPKRGIFIAGDDEPGREVSTRRIGVAIPDYPSPVYESYARHMMRQVDAAGHMVRLLRYSWRDRVPRGLTLERLDGLVLVPTGTQFHPEDIYRISRMGVPVVLMERLVPGVVMDCVGPDNEGGGALAASHLIELGHRRLAVLVCEPRGVTLEARVAGFRRQVEASGLASPRVIDGHVEPGESAALRACLVLKGEIEREGVTFTGLFVVSDGSAIGALKALHDGGIGIPDQVSVVGFGDIPEAAVYHPSLTTIREDTAAMAHAAVEIIERRLDGDQTPAIQRVLAPDLVVRESTGAVRDC from the coding sequence ATGGGCGGTTCGATGACCAAGGCTGAGCGGGTATATCGGGAATTGCGGCAGCGGGTCGAGACGATGGACCGGGGCATGCGTTTCCCTTCGGTCCGGCAGGTGATTCGCGAGTTGGGGGTCAGCCAGGTCACGGTGGATCGGGCGTTGGATCGGTTGAGCGAGGAGGGTCTGATCGTTCGGCGGCCCAAGCGGGGGATCTTCATCGCCGGCGATGATGAGCCGGGACGAGAGGTTTCGACGCGGCGGATCGGCGTCGCCATTCCCGATTATCCTTCACCGGTGTATGAGAGCTACGCCCGGCATATGATGCGTCAGGTGGACGCAGCGGGGCACATGGTCAGGCTTCTGCGGTATTCCTGGCGGGATCGGGTGCCGCGCGGGTTGACTCTGGAACGGCTGGACGGGCTGGTGCTGGTGCCGACGGGAACGCAATTCCATCCTGAAGATATCTACCGGATCAGCCGCATGGGCGTTCCGGTGGTGCTGATGGAGCGGCTGGTGCCGGGCGTGGTGATGGACTGCGTGGGGCCGGACAACGAGGGGGGCGGGGCGTTGGCGGCTTCGCACCTGATCGAGTTGGGCCATCGGCGGTTGGCGGTGCTGGTCTGCGAGCCGCGCGGAGTGACGCTGGAGGCTCGGGTGGCAGGTTTCCGCCGGCAGGTGGAGGCAAGCGGCTTGGCGTCGCCACGGGTGATTGATGGACACGTCGAGCCGGGCGAGTCGGCGGCGCTGAGGGCGTGCCTGGTGCTCAAGGGGGAGATCGAGCGTGAGGGCGTCACGTTTACCGGGCTGTTCGTGGTCAGCGACGGCAGTGCGATCGGGGCACTCAAGGCTTTGCACGACGGCGGGATCGGCATACCGGATCAGGTGAGCGTGGTCGGGTTCGGCGATATTCCGGAGGCGGCGGTGTACCATCCTTCGCTTACGACGATCCGTGAGGACACGGCGGCGATGGCGCATGCGGCGGTCGAGATCATCGAGCGGCGGCTCGACGGCGACCAGACGCCGGCGATTCAGCGGGTGCTGGCGCCGGATCTGGTGGTGCGCGAGTCGACGGGAGCGGTGAGGGATTGCTGA
- the nifS gene encoding cysteine desulfurase NifS has product MSTRNVYLDNNATTRVAPEVIGAMQPFLEELWGNPSSIHTFGGQVARHVERAREQVASLLKADPSEIIFTSCGTESDNMAIRGAVEAFGGRPAIVTTRVEHPAVLGPCRYLESRGHKLVELGVDGDGRLDLDELRAALTDQTAVVSVMWANNETGVVFPIDEIAGIVKHAGCVLHTDAVQVAGKLPIDLRKTPVDMLSLSGHKLHAPKGVGVLYVRKGTRVNPLLLGGHQEHGKRAGTENVPYIVGLGRACELAAEAMDEENGRVRALRDRLEAGLLASCRDCRVNGDREHRLPNTTNISFEYVEGEAILLRLDDLGVAASSGSACTSGSLEPSHVMRAMGVPFTAAHGSIRFSLSRYNTEADVDWVLEHLPPIIEDLRRISPFVPKAAVKG; this is encoded by the coding sequence ATGTCGACGCGAAACGTCTATCTGGACAACAACGCGACCACGCGGGTGGCGCCCGAGGTAATCGGGGCGATGCAGCCGTTTCTGGAGGAGTTGTGGGGCAATCCATCGAGCATCCACACCTTCGGCGGCCAAGTGGCGCGGCACGTCGAGCGGGCGCGGGAGCAGGTGGCTTCGCTGCTGAAGGCCGATCCGTCCGAGATCATCTTCACCAGTTGCGGGACCGAGAGCGACAACATGGCGATCCGCGGGGCGGTCGAGGCGTTCGGCGGCCGTCCGGCGATTGTGACCACGCGCGTCGAGCACCCAGCCGTTCTGGGTCCGTGCCGGTACCTGGAGAGCCGCGGCCACAAGCTGGTGGAACTGGGCGTCGACGGCGACGGGCGGCTGGACCTCGATGAGCTGCGGGCGGCGCTGACGGATCAGACGGCGGTCGTCAGCGTGATGTGGGCCAACAACGAGACGGGCGTGGTGTTCCCGATCGACGAGATCGCCGGGATCGTCAAGCACGCCGGCTGCGTGCTGCATACGGATGCGGTTCAGGTGGCGGGCAAGCTGCCGATCGATTTGCGCAAGACGCCGGTGGACATGCTGAGCCTTTCGGGCCACAAGCTGCACGCGCCGAAGGGGGTGGGCGTGCTGTACGTCCGGAAGGGCACGCGGGTCAATCCGCTGCTGCTGGGCGGGCATCAGGAGCACGGCAAGCGGGCCGGGACGGAGAACGTGCCGTACATCGTGGGGTTGGGCCGGGCGTGCGAACTGGCGGCGGAGGCGATGGATGAGGAGAACGGCCGGGTGCGGGCGCTTCGTGACCGGTTGGAGGCGGGGTTGCTGGCGTCGTGCCGCGACTGCCGGGTCAACGGGGACCGCGAGCACCGGCTGCCGAACACCACGAACATCAGCTTTGAGTATGTCGAGGGCGAGGCGATCCTGCTGCGGCTGGACGATCTGGGCGTGGCGGCCTCGTCGGGTTCGGCGTGCACCAGCGGCTCGCTGGAGCCGTCGCATGTGATGCGGGCGATGGGTGTGCCGTTTACCGCGGCGCACGGCTCTATCCGCTTTAGCCTCAGCCGCTACAACACCGAAGCGGACGTCGATTGGGTGCTGGAGCATCTGCCGCCGATCATCGAGGATTTGCGGCGGATCTCGCCGTTTGTGCCCAAGGCGGCGGTCAAAGGATAG
- a CDS encoding 9-O-acetylesterase: MGRELHKTLNVPIGLINSSWGGTPAQPWTPREGYAYSPDLMPILEAFDQSLKDAPDQIAEWTEVNRKWEEAMKELGATGRWPDPGNKGQPLGYAEVAFDDADWQTMQIPATWESTEGMQIDGAVWFRTQVTIPPAWNGKDLILVLGAIDDFDQTYFNGVEVGSTGSETPGHWAHIRRYTVPGQLVKSGTAVIAVRAFDNFGGGGMVGGGGGPAIALAQAADETIPLAGGWKFKVELELPQISGPPIAGGPVSQNAPTCLYNAMIAPLTPFAIKGAAWYQGESNSSQGYQYRTLLKGMITGWREVWGQGDFPFLTVLLANFAGPVAEPGESDWAELREAQVMSLSLPNTGIASATDIGEAADIHPKNKQDVGKRLALAALHVAYGKTLVYSGPRYAGQSIEGDRIRLTFDHVGGGLVAGRSAQDEKLAGFAIAGADRKFIWADAQIDGTTVVVSHATVKEPVAVRYAWATNPANANLYNKEGLPAVPFRTDDWPGITQPK; the protein is encoded by the coding sequence ATGGGCCGCGAACTGCACAAGACCCTCAACGTTCCCATCGGACTGATCAACTCGTCGTGGGGCGGCACGCCCGCGCAACCCTGGACTCCGCGCGAAGGCTACGCCTACAGCCCGGACCTCATGCCCATCCTCGAGGCCTTTGATCAGAGCCTCAAAGACGCTCCCGACCAGATCGCGGAATGGACCGAAGTCAACCGCAAGTGGGAAGAGGCGATGAAAGAACTCGGCGCCACCGGCCGATGGCCCGACCCGGGCAACAAGGGCCAGCCTCTGGGCTACGCGGAGGTCGCCTTTGACGATGCCGACTGGCAAACCATGCAGATCCCCGCAACCTGGGAATCCACCGAAGGCATGCAGATCGACGGGGCGGTCTGGTTCCGCACCCAAGTGACCATACCACCCGCGTGGAACGGCAAGGACCTGATCCTCGTCCTGGGCGCGATCGACGATTTCGACCAGACGTACTTCAACGGCGTGGAGGTCGGCTCGACCGGCTCGGAAACCCCCGGACACTGGGCGCATATCCGCAGGTACACCGTGCCGGGCCAGCTTGTCAAATCAGGAACGGCTGTCATCGCTGTTCGCGCATTCGACAACTTCGGCGGCGGAGGTATGGTCGGTGGAGGCGGCGGCCCCGCGATCGCCCTGGCCCAGGCCGCCGATGAAACGATTCCGCTGGCCGGCGGCTGGAAGTTTAAAGTGGAACTGGAACTGCCCCAGATTTCGGGCCCGCCGATAGCCGGTGGCCCGGTCAGCCAGAACGCACCCACCTGCCTCTACAACGCGATGATAGCCCCACTGACCCCATTCGCCATCAAGGGCGCAGCCTGGTATCAGGGCGAATCCAATTCATCGCAGGGCTATCAGTATCGAACGCTCTTAAAGGGCATGATCACCGGCTGGCGAGAGGTCTGGGGCCAGGGCGATTTCCCGTTCCTGACCGTCCTGCTGGCGAATTTCGCCGGCCCCGTCGCGGAGCCCGGAGAATCCGACTGGGCTGAGCTGCGCGAGGCCCAGGTAATGAGCCTGTCGCTTCCCAATACCGGCATCGCCTCGGCGACCGATATTGGCGAGGCGGCTGATATTCACCCGAAGAACAAGCAGGACGTGGGCAAACGGCTGGCGCTGGCGGCCCTGCACGTGGCCTACGGCAAGACGTTGGTGTATTCGGGGCCGCGCTATGCCGGCCAGTCGATCGAGGGCGACAGGATCCGGCTGACCTTCGACCACGTCGGCGGAGGACTCGTCGCGGGACGTTCCGCGCAGGACGAAAAGCTCGCCGGTTTCGCCATCGCCGGCGCCGACCGAAAGTTCATCTGGGCCGACGCCCAAATCGACGGAACAACTGTCGTCGTCTCACACGCTACTGTCAAAGAGCCCGTCGCCGTCCGTTACGCCTGGGCGACCAACCCGGCCAATGCGAATCTGTACAACAAGGAGGGCCTGCCCGCTGTGCCGTTCCGTACCGACGATTGGCCCGGCATTACCCAGCCCAAGTAA
- a CDS encoding helix-turn-helix domain-containing protein yields MTTFMNGHGWATPERLDGIRVVSAFEHNTPLPRVSPDYNLPTWSLLYIYGGDLWHSHTPRQRIYLQTSRQALLHPPHVDRYELPINRNPLHAAYLLFYDSECSQLRRLLRKPSEWVVFDDDGENTLGSLMKECAAIGYGRGDLGFWDAQAVLCRIVGVLLSSRPTGGNHYKVNVSGSPEEDLDLPLSERIDAYLHTQIDRMIALEDIARELGISVSTLTHRYQKETGVPVMTAFAQKKVDRIKELLKRGYPVKLIARQMSFSESCALSIFFKRHAGLSPREFLNRQRGS; encoded by the coding sequence ATGACGACGTTCATGAACGGGCACGGATGGGCCACGCCGGAGCGGCTCGACGGCATTCGCGTGGTATCCGCGTTTGAGCACAACACGCCCCTTCCGCGGGTGTCGCCCGACTACAATCTGCCCACGTGGTCGCTGTTGTACATTTACGGCGGCGATCTGTGGCATTCCCATACGCCCCGCCAGAGAATCTACCTTCAGACCTCGCGCCAGGCGTTGCTGCATCCGCCGCATGTTGACCGCTATGAGCTTCCTATCAACCGGAATCCGCTGCATGCGGCCTATCTGCTGTTCTACGATTCGGAATGCTCGCAACTGAGGAGGCTGCTCCGGAAGCCGTCGGAATGGGTCGTGTTCGATGATGACGGGGAGAACACTCTGGGTTCGCTGATGAAGGAGTGCGCCGCCATCGGCTATGGCCGCGGCGACCTTGGGTTCTGGGACGCCCAGGCGGTTCTGTGCCGCATCGTGGGGGTGCTGCTGTCTTCGCGGCCGACCGGCGGCAACCACTACAAAGTTAACGTATCCGGCAGTCCGGAGGAAGATCTTGACCTCCCTCTTTCGGAGAGGATCGACGCCTATCTTCACACGCAGATCGATCGCATGATCGCGCTGGAGGACATCGCCAGGGAGCTGGGGATCAGCGTTTCGACGCTGACCCATCGGTATCAGAAGGAGACGGGCGTTCCGGTGATGACCGCGTTCGCCCAGAAGAAGGTTGACCGGATCAAGGAACTGCTCAAGAGGGGGTATCCGGTCAAGCTGATCGCCCGTCAGATGTCTTTTTCCGAAAGCTGCGCGCTAAGCATATTCTTCAAGCGGCATGCGGGATTGTCGCCGCGCGAGTTCCTCAACCGGCAAAGAGGGTCGTGA
- a CDS encoding PqqD family protein encodes MAKRKVTAQEPDQSWQKMLLARPVRNAAAKVSACSDGCLRIAIPNLRPWYLFPPISWMVRPAASKSLVLEGLGAEVWDLCDGRRTVEEVTDCFAARHSLSFHESRVSITGYLRLLVQRGALAMVEEA; translated from the coding sequence ATGGCTAAAAGAAAAGTAACGGCACAGGAACCGGACCAGTCGTGGCAAAAGATGCTGCTGGCCCGGCCGGTGCGGAACGCAGCGGCCAAGGTGTCGGCCTGCAGCGACGGCTGCCTGCGGATCGCGATTCCCAACCTTCGGCCGTGGTATCTGTTTCCGCCGATTTCCTGGATGGTCCGGCCCGCGGCGAGCAAGTCCCTGGTGCTCGAAGGGCTGGGGGCGGAAGTATGGGATTTGTGCGACGGCCGTCGGACGGTTGAGGAGGTGACCGATTGCTTCGCCGCCCGCCATAGCCTGTCTTTTCACGAATCCCGCGTTTCGATCACCGGATATTTGCGTCTTTTGGTGCAGCGCGGTGCGTTGGCGATGGTAGAAGAGGCTTGA
- a CDS encoding serine/threonine protein phosphatase, with product MNRHSPIVWIASALFALTAIPATAAAAEQLGPAPDGTFSIVVIPDTQAYQQNDSASDPNGRRRLKNVIFRNHVRWIIRNLETQKIVFVTHVGDIVDVDSDQQWKVAKTHMDTLRGKVPFGISPGNHDMRATGDSSLFQKHFPADSFAEFPWYAGCYPSDKPGFCGNNANSCQLFSAGGMDFIFLHLECNAPDRVLEWADDLLTKHADRKALITTHMVLGPIDKPVKPDEFITGAKGWMKWHKRHRDGNSAEQMWDKLFRKHANVGLIFCGDQSRTQALHDTRTADYGNRVHALLSDYGTGGLRVVRFAPDKNVVEVRTIDSATGELILTTDRVPNPQQHQFELPYQMNAEQTSPTTRCAG from the coding sequence ATGAACCGCCACAGCCCGATCGTATGGATCGCCTCCGCCCTCTTCGCCCTGACAGCCATCCCAGCGACCGCGGCGGCGGCGGAACAACTCGGCCCCGCTCCGGACGGAACGTTCAGCATCGTGGTCATCCCGGACACCCAAGCCTACCAACAAAACGACTCCGCCTCGGACCCAAATGGCCGGCGGCGGCTCAAGAACGTCATCTTCAGAAACCACGTCCGCTGGATCATCCGGAACCTTGAAACCCAGAAGATCGTCTTCGTCACCCACGTCGGCGACATCGTCGACGTGGACAGCGACCAGCAGTGGAAGGTCGCCAAAACCCACATGGACACGCTGCGAGGAAAGGTCCCCTTCGGCATCAGCCCCGGCAACCACGACATGAGAGCAACCGGCGACAGCAGCCTGTTCCAGAAGCACTTCCCAGCCGACAGTTTCGCCGAATTCCCCTGGTACGCCGGTTGTTATCCCAGCGACAAACCTGGATTCTGCGGCAACAACGCCAACAGTTGCCAGCTCTTCAGCGCCGGCGGCATGGACTTCATCTTTTTGCATCTCGAATGCAACGCGCCGGACCGAGTGCTCGAATGGGCAGACGACCTGCTCACGAAGCATGCCGACCGCAAAGCCCTGATCACCACGCACATGGTTCTCGGCCCGATCGACAAACCCGTCAAACCCGACGAGTTCATCACCGGCGCCAAGGGCTGGATGAAGTGGCACAAACGCCACCGCGACGGCAACAGCGCCGAGCAGATGTGGGACAAACTATTCCGCAAACACGCCAACGTCGGCCTGATCTTTTGCGGCGACCAGTCGCGAACCCAAGCCCTTCACGACACCCGCACCGCCGATTACGGCAACCGCGTCCACGCCCTGCTCTCGGATTACGGCACGGGCGGCCTGAGGGTGGTGCGGTTCGCCCCGGACAAGAACGTCGTAGAAGTGCGGACTATCGACTCAGCGACCGGAGAACTGATCCTTACAACCGACAGGGTTCCCAACCCGCAACAGCACCAGTTCGAACTGCCGTACCAGATGAACGCTGAGCAGACTTCACCGACCACCCGATGCGCTGGTTGA
- a CDS encoding DUF1559 domain-containing protein: MIELLVVVAIIAVLVSLLMPALSEVRFAARAMTCLNNYRQIGLGFNHYAADHYECLPPFDQGPISGGVTRSWSYVLVAGVSGGYVMVETPSVLVCPICHPVVSMDQNNRRVHDRSYVYNDWRWISGADNSKPLKPDDLRYPGNTVLLSEWPSANAVGLPYPNGNPNRGVWWNSGWANVPYVPPAAPTARRYLVPAHHERVGVLFGDGHAEAVGFWEGDRYQYIPYDGWTP, encoded by the coding sequence TTGATCGAACTGTTGGTCGTGGTGGCGATCATCGCGGTTCTGGTCAGCCTGTTGATGCCGGCGCTGAGCGAGGTGCGGTTTGCCGCGAGGGCGATGACGTGTCTGAACAACTACCGGCAGATCGGGCTGGGCTTCAATCACTACGCCGCGGATCATTACGAGTGCCTTCCGCCGTTTGACCAGGGACCGATCAGCGGCGGCGTGACGCGATCGTGGAGCTACGTGTTGGTAGCGGGGGTTTCGGGCGGCTACGTGATGGTCGAGACGCCGAGCGTGTTGGTTTGCCCGATCTGTCACCCGGTGGTGTCGATGGACCAGAATAACCGGCGGGTGCATGACCGGTCGTACGTGTACAATGACTGGCGGTGGATCAGCGGGGCGGACAATTCCAAGCCGCTCAAGCCCGACGATCTGCGGTATCCGGGCAACACGGTGTTGCTGTCGGAGTGGCCGAGCGCCAACGCGGTCGGGCTTCCCTACCCCAACGGTAACCCCAACCGCGGTGTGTGGTGGAACTCGGGTTGGGCCAACGTGCCTTACGTGCCGCCGGCGGCCCCGACGGCCAGACGCTATCTGGTTCCGGCCCATCACGAGCGGGTGGGTGTGCTGTTCGGCGACGGGCACGCCGAGGCGGTCGGTTTTTGGGAGGGCGACCGGTACCAGTACATTCCGTATGACGGCTGGACGCCGTAA
- a CDS encoding substrate-binding domain-containing protein — translation MGNLGNTYNSKAVRLSDRLLEDIRESRYQAGALLPAENEMAEAYGVSRATMRRALDMLIETGYLVKRSQRGVWVPLATEADGDGLPGDFEAVGGKLALAVVWAGSTNYHNTHIQQGAVEYAKAHRIDLHVHRSTKGHEDALRTLEQLPKLGVEGAIVFPYARGDYGEAIRRLQETGMPLVALRSFSELNLSTVTADDAGSTQLLTHYLIERHRRPVYCIGSAPKYEDVRERYAAHRQAMTEAGFGELVDSHTYQFGDDDSDPTFWDAEKCWLTSLATAQRLLAESRPPISVLCLNDYIGRAVYEAARRRGLRIGIDVAVAAEGADTPMGRCLAPPLTTVELPSRRIGYTAASLLHRLTVDRTVGPVHIRIPVEVIEGQSA, via the coding sequence ATGGGAAACCTCGGTAATACGTATAACAGCAAAGCGGTGCGGCTGAGCGATCGACTTCTGGAGGACATCCGGGAGTCTCGCTACCAGGCCGGGGCCTTGTTGCCGGCAGAAAATGAGATGGCTGAGGCCTACGGTGTCTCGCGGGCCACCATGCGGCGGGCTTTGGACATGCTGATCGAGACGGGGTACCTGGTCAAGCGTTCGCAGCGGGGGGTCTGGGTGCCGCTGGCCACGGAGGCCGATGGCGACGGTTTGCCCGGGGATTTCGAAGCAGTCGGCGGCAAGCTGGCGTTGGCCGTCGTTTGGGCGGGATCAACCAACTATCACAACACGCACATCCAGCAGGGGGCGGTGGAATACGCCAAGGCGCACCGGATCGACCTGCACGTCCATCGCTCAACCAAGGGCCACGAGGACGCCCTGCGGACCCTGGAACAACTCCCAAAATTGGGCGTCGAGGGTGCGATCGTCTTCCCGTACGCCCGCGGGGACTACGGTGAGGCGATCCGACGGCTGCAGGAGACAGGCATGCCGCTGGTGGCCCTGCGGAGCTTCAGCGAACTGAACCTCAGTACGGTCACCGCCGACGACGCCGGGTCAACGCAACTGCTCACGCACTACCTGATCGAGAGGCACCGTCGGCCGGTGTACTGCATCGGCTCGGCCCCCAAGTACGAGGACGTGCGGGAGCGCTATGCGGCCCACCGGCAGGCGATGACCGAGGCGGGGTTCGGCGAACTGGTCGACTCGCACACGTACCAGTTCGGCGACGACGACAGCGATCCGACGTTCTGGGACGCCGAGAAGTGCTGGCTGACGTCTTTGGCAACCGCCCAGCGCCTGCTGGCGGAGAGCCGCCCGCCGATCAGCGTGCTGTGCCTCAACGACTACATCGGCCGGGCGGTCTACGAGGCGGCCCGACGGCGCGGGCTGCGGATCGGGATCGACGTGGCCGTCGCGGCTGAGGGGGCCGACACGCCGATGGGACGGTGCCTCGCTCCCCCGCTGACCACGGTCGAACTGCCAAGCCGCCGCATCGGATACACCGCCGCATCCCTGCTGCACCGCCTGACCGTCGACCGCACCGTCGGACCGGTGCACATCCGCATCCCGGTGGAAGTGATCGAAGGACAATCGGCATGA